Proteins encoded together in one Helicobacter pylori window:
- a CDS encoding type II restriction endonuclease: protein MIGPLSSQLNAIKWGEFKLGDLFEASNGDFDIQKRHINHKGEFVITAGLSNNGVLGQSDIKAKVFESHTITIDMFGCAFYRSFPYKMVTHARVFSLKPKFEINHKIGLFLSTLFFDYPKKFGYENMCSWAKIKNDKVILPLKPTANAQTLDGIDFHFMEKFIAELEQCRLAELEAYLKATGLENTTLSDDEENALNLFKCGLTWQSFKLGDLFEASNGDFDIQKRHINHKGEFVITAGLSNNGVLGQSDIKAKVFESHTITIDMFGCAFYRSFPYKMVTHARVFSLKPKFEINHKIGLFLSTLFFDYPKKFGYENMCSWAKIKNDKVILPLKPTANAQTLEDIDFDFMSTLINALMKQTIQGVVQYCDAKIQAAKEVISQETPVQKDSLF from the coding sequence GTGATTGGCCCCCTTAGTAGCCAACTCAACGCTATTAAGTGGGGCGAGTTCAAATTAGGGGATTTGTTTGAAGCGAGTAACGGCGATTTTGACATTCAAAAACGCCACATCAATCATAAGGGCGAATTTGTCATCACTGCAGGGCTTAGCAATAATGGCGTTTTAGGGCAAAGCGATATAAAAGCAAAAGTTTTTGAAAGCCATACCATTACTATTGACATGTTTGGTTGCGCGTTTTATCGCAGTTTCCCTTATAAAATGGTAACACACGCTAGGGTATTTTCTCTCAAACCTAAATTTGAAATCAACCATAAAATCGGCTTGTTTTTATCCACGCTATTTTTTGATTACCCTAAAAAATTCGGCTATGAAAACATGTGTTCATGGGCAAAAATTAAAAACGATAAAGTCATTCTACCCCTAAAACCCACCGCTAACGCTCAAACCCTTGATGGTATAGATTTTCATTTCATGGAAAAATTCATAGCCGAACTTGAGCAGTGTCGGCTCGCCGAACTTGAGGCTTATTTAAAAGCTACAGGGCTAGAAAACACCACCCTTTCTGACGATGAAGAAAACGCCCTTAACCTTTTCAAATGCGGCTTAACATGGCAAAGCTTCAAATTAGGGGATTTGTTTGAAGCGAGTAACGGCGATTTTGACATTCAAAAACGCCACATCAATCATAAGGGCGAATTTGTCATCACTGCAGGGCTTAGCAATAATGGCGTTTTAGGGCAAAGCGATATAAAAGCAAAAGTTTTTGAAAGCCATACCATTACTATTGACATGTTTGGTTGCGCGTTTTATCGCAGTTTCCCTTATAAAATGGTAACACACGCTAGGGTATTTTCTCTCAAACCTAAATTTGAAATCAACCATAAAATCGGCTTGTTTTTATCCACGCTATTTTTTGATTACCCTAAAAAATTCGGCTATGAAAACATGTGTTCATGGGCAAAAATTAAAAACGATAAAGTCATTCTACCCCTAAAACCCACCGCTAACGCTCAAACCCTTGAGGATATTGATTTTGATTTCATGAGCACTCTAATCAACGCCCTAATGAAACAAACCATTCAAGGCGTGGTTCAATACTGCGACGCTAAAATCCAGGCCGCAAAAGAAGTTATCAGCCAAGAAACACCCGTTCAAAAAGACTCGTTATTTTGA
- the polA gene encoding DNA polymerase I, producing the protein MEQPVIKEGTLALIDTFAYLFRSYYMSAKNKPLTNDKGFPTGLLTGLVGMVKKFYKDRKNMPFIVFALESQTKTKRAEKLGEYKQNRKDAPKEMLLQIPIALEWLQKMGFVCVEVNGFEADDVIATLATLSPYKTRIYSKDKDFNQLLSDKIALFDGKTEFLAKDCVEKYGILPSQFTDYQGIVGDSSDNYKGIKGIGSKNAKELLQQLGSLEKIYENLDLAKNLLSPKMYQALIQDKGSAFLSKELATLERGCIKEFDFLSCAFPSENPLLKIKDELKEYGFISTLRDLENSPLIVENAPILDSAPKKSRMIVLESAALLSMFLEKLENPNARIFARLVLDKDKKILALAFLYEDQGYFLPLEEALFSPFSLEFLQNAFFKMLQHAQIIGHDLKPLLSFLKAKYQVSLENIRIQDTQILAFLKNPEKVGFDEVLKEYLKEELILHEKIKDFKTKAEKLELLSVELSALKRLCEYFEKGGLEEGLLYLAREVETPFVKVLMGMEFQGFKIDAPYFKRLEQEFKNELNVLERQILDLIGVDFNLNSPKQLGEILYEKLGLPKNKSHSTDEKNLLKILDKHPSIPLILEYRELNKLFNTYTTPLLRLKDKDDKIHTTFIQTGTATGRLSSHSPNLQNIPVRSPKGLLIRKGFIASSKEYCLLGVDYSQIELRLLAHFSQDKDLMEAFLKGRDIHLETSKALFGGDLAKEKRSIAKSINFGLVYGMGSKKLSETLNIPLSEAKSYIEAYFKRFPSIKDYLNGMKEEILKTSKAFTLLGRYRVFDFNGVNDYIKGNYLREGVNAIFQGSASDLLKLGMLKVSERFKNNPSVRLLLQVHDELIFEIEEKNAPELQQEIQRILNDEVYPLRVPLETSAFIAKRWNELKG; encoded by the coding sequence ATGGAGCAGCCAGTCATTAAAGAAGGGACTTTAGCTTTAATTGATACTTTTGCGTATTTGTTTAGAAGCTATTACATGAGCGCTAAAAATAAGCCTTTAACGAACGATAAGGGCTTTCCTACAGGGCTTTTAACGGGGCTTGTGGGCATGGTTAAAAAATTTTATAAAGACAGAAAAAACATGCCTTTTATCGTGTTCGCCCTAGAAAGCCAGACTAAAACTAAAAGAGCTGAAAAATTGGGCGAATACAAACAAAATCGCAAAGACGCCCCCAAAGAGATGCTTTTACAAATCCCTATCGCCTTAGAATGGTTGCAAAAAATGGGTTTTGTTTGCGTGGAGGTGAATGGGTTTGAAGCCGATGACGTGATCGCCACTCTAGCCACGCTAAGCCCTTATAAAACGCGCATTTATTCTAAAGATAAGGATTTTAACCAGCTTTTGAGCGATAAAATCGCGCTTTTTGATGGCAAAACGGAGTTTTTGGCGAAGGATTGCGTGGAAAAATACGGGATTTTGCCGAGTCAATTCACGGATTATCAGGGCATTGTAGGGGATAGCAGCGATAATTACAAGGGGATTAAAGGCATTGGGAGCAAGAACGCTAAGGAATTGTTACAGCAATTAGGGAGTTTGGAAAAAATCTATGAAAATTTAGACTTGGCGAAAAATTTACTCAGCCCTAAAATGTATCAAGCCCTGATACAAGACAAAGGAAGCGCGTTTTTAAGCAAAGAATTAGCCACTTTAGAAAGAGGGTGTATTAAGGAATTTGATTTTTTGAGTTGCGCTTTTCCTAGCGAAAACCCTTTATTGAAAATCAAAGACGAATTGAAAGAATATGGTTTTATTTCCACTTTAAGGGATTTAGAAAATTCCCCTTTAATTGTAGAAAACGCGCCCATATTAGACAGTGCCCCTAAAAAATCGCGCATGATCGTTTTGGAAAGCGCCGCACTTTTGAGCATGTTTTTAGAAAAGTTAGAAAATCCTAACGCAAGGATTTTTGCACGTTTGGTTTTGGATAAAGACAAAAAAATTCTGGCCCTAGCGTTTTTATATGAAGATCAAGGCTATTTTTTACCTTTAGAAGAGGCGTTATTTTCGCCCTTTTCTTTAGAATTTTTGCAAAACGCTTTTTTTAAAATGTTACAGCATGCGCAAATCATTGGGCATGATTTAAAACCCTTATTGAGCTTTTTAAAAGCCAAATACCAGGTGTCTTTAGAAAACATTCGCATCCAAGACACTCAAATTTTAGCGTTTTTGAAAAATCCGGAAAAAGTGGGGTTTGATGAAGTTTTAAAGGAATATTTAAAAGAAGAATTGATCTTGCATGAAAAAATCAAAGATTTTAAGACAAAAGCAGAGAAATTAGAACTTTTAAGCGTGGAATTAAGTGCTTTAAAGCGTTTGTGCGAATACTTTGAAAAAGGGGGGCTAGAAGAGGGTTTGCTTTATTTGGCTAGAGAAGTTGAAACGCCGTTTGTGAAAGTTTTAATGGGCATGGAATTTCAAGGCTTTAAAATTGATGCGCCTTATTTCAAGCGCTTAGAGCAGGAGTTTAAGAATGAATTAAACGTTTTAGAGCGCCAAATTTTGGATCTAATCGGCGTGGATTTTAACCTTAATTCGCCTAAGCAACTCGGTGAGATCCTGTATGAAAAATTAGGGCTTCCTAAAAATAAAAGCCATTCTACCGATGAAAAAAATTTGTTAAAAATCCTAGACAAGCACCCAAGCATCCCTTTGATTTTAGAATACAGGGAATTGAATAAGCTTTTTAACACTTACACCACCCCCTTATTGCGCCTAAAAGACAAAGACGATAAAATCCATACCACTTTCATCCAAACCGGCACAGCTACCGGGCGTTTAAGCTCGCATTCGCCTAATTTGCAAAATATCCCGGTGCGATCGCCTAAAGGCTTACTCATTCGTAAGGGCTTTATTGCTAGCTCTAAAGAATATTGTTTGCTAGGGGTGGATTATTCGCAGATTGAATTGCGTTTATTGGCCCATTTCAGTCAGGATAAGGATTTAATGGAGGCGTTTTTAAAGGGGCGAGACATCCATTTAGAAACTTCTAAAGCGTTGTTTGGTGGAGATTTAGCCAAAGAAAAACGATCCATCGCTAAAAGCATTAATTTTGGGCTGGTGTATGGCATGGGGAGTAAGAAATTGAGCGAAACTTTAAATATCCCTTTAAGTGAGGCTAAAAGTTACATAGAAGCGTATTTCAAACGATTCCCCAGCATCAAAGATTATTTGAATGGCATGAAAGAAGAGATTTTAAAAACTTCTAAAGCCTTTACCTTGCTTGGGCGTTACCGGGTGTTTGATTTTAATGGCGTGAATGATTACATCAAGGGCAATTATTTGCGAGAGGGCGTGAATGCGATTTTTCAAGGGAGTGCCAGCGATTTATTGAAATTAGGCATGCTCAAAGTGAGCGAGCGTTTCAAAAATAACCCTTCAGTAAGGCTGCTTTTGCAAGTGCATGACGAATTGATTTTTGAAATTGAAGAAAAAAACGCCCCAGAGTTGCAACAAGAAATCCAACGCATTCTTAATGATGAAGTGTATCCTTTGAGAGTGCCGCTAGAAACGAGCGCGTTTATCGCTAAGCGTTGGAATGAATTAAAAGGTTAG
- a CDS encoding outer membrane protein, with protein MLKRIILLGALGVLASAEESAAFVGVNYQVSMIQNQTKMVNENGLQKPLIKFPPYAGAGFEAGYKQFFGKKKWFGMRYYGFFDYAHNRFGVMKKGIPVGESGFIYNSFSFGGTTLTERDSYQGQYYVNLFTYGVGLDTLWNFVNKENMVFGFVVGIQLAGDSWATSISKEIASYVKHHSDSSYSPANFQFLWKFGIRTHIAKHNSLELGIKVPTITHRLFSITNEKGYTLQADVRRVYAFQISYLRDF; from the coding sequence ATGTTGAAAAGAATCATATTATTAGGGGCTTTGGGTGTTTTAGCGAGCGCTGAAGAGAGCGCGGCTTTTGTGGGAGTCAATTACCAGGTGAGCATGATACAAAATCAGACTAAAATGGTGAATGAAAACGGCTTGCAAAAACCTTTGATAAAATTCCCGCCTTATGCAGGAGCGGGTTTTGAAGCGGGCTATAAGCAATTTTTTGGCAAGAAAAAATGGTTTGGCATGCGTTATTATGGGTTTTTTGACTACGCGCACAACCGCTTTGGCGTGATGAAAAAGGGTATCCCGGTGGGCGAGAGCGGGTTTATTTACAATAGCTTTAGTTTTGGTGGGACGACTTTAACAGAAAGGGATTCCTATCAAGGGCAATATTATGTCAATTTATTCACTTATGGTGTGGGGTTGGATACGCTGTGGAATTTTGTGAATAAAGAAAACATGGTTTTTGGTTTTGTGGTAGGAATCCAATTGGCTGGGGATAGTTGGGCAACGAGCATCAGTAAAGAGATCGCTAGTTATGTAAAACACCACAGCGATTCCAGTTATAGCCCGGCGAATTTCCAGTTTTTATGGAAATTTGGGATCCGCACCCATATCGCCAAACACAATAGTCTGGAATTAGGGATTAAAGTGCCTACGATCACGCACCGGCTTTTTTCTATTACCAACGAAAAGGGATACACCTTACAAGCTGATGTGCGTAGAGTCTATGCGTTTCAAATCAGTTATTTGAGGGATTTTTAA
- the ilvE gene encoding branched-chain-amino-acid transaminase, whose translation MPNLENLDWKNLGFSYIKTDFRFIATYKNGSWSQGELVSENALQLSEGSPVLHYGQACFEGLKAYRSQKGKALLFRPLENAKRLQTSCERLLMPKVSEELFLKACAEVIKANQKWLAPYKSGASLYLRPFVIGVGDNLGVKPANEYLFIVFCAPVGAYFKGGIEKGGARFITTAFDRAAPKGTGGVKVGGNYAASLLAHKIATEQGYDDCIYLDPTTHTKIEEVGAANFFGITHDNAFITPYSPSILPSVTRKSLMVLAKEYLNLKVEEREILMDELGAFKEAGACGTAAIITPIKEITHNNKSYFFEAPGHITKQLYDLLLSIQQGEQEAPKDWIFEVG comes from the coding sequence ATGCCAAATTTAGAAAATTTAGACTGGAAAAACCTGGGCTTTAGCTACATTAAAACGGATTTTCGCTTCATCGCTACTTATAAAAACGGCTCGTGGTCGCAAGGCGAATTGGTTAGCGAAAATGCGTTACAGCTCAGCGAAGGCTCACCAGTCTTGCATTATGGGCAGGCTTGTTTTGAAGGCTTGAAGGCTTACCGCTCTCAAAAGGGAAAAGCTCTTCTTTTTCGCCCTTTAGAAAACGCCAAACGCTTGCAAACTTCATGCGAAAGACTGCTCATGCCCAAAGTGAGCGAAGAGCTGTTTTTAAAGGCATGCGCTGAAGTGATTAAAGCGAATCAAAAATGGCTCGCTCCTTATAAAAGCGGGGCGAGTTTGTATTTGCGCCCTTTTGTCATAGGCGTGGGGGATAATTTGGGGGTAAAGCCGGCTAATGAATACCTTTTTATCGTGTTTTGCGCGCCGGTGGGGGCGTATTTTAAAGGGGGTATAGAAAAAGGGGGAGCTAGGTTTATCACTACGGCGTTTGATAGAGCCGCGCCTAAAGGCACCGGGGGGGTGAAAGTGGGGGGGAATTATGCCGCAAGCCTGTTAGCCCACAAAATAGCCACAGAGCAAGGCTATGATGATTGCATTTATTTAGACCCCACCACGCACACTAAAATTGAAGAAGTGGGGGCGGCGAATTTTTTTGGCATCACGCATGATAACGCCTTTATCACCCCGTATTCGCCAAGCATTCTGCCAAGCGTTACCAGAAAAAGCTTGATGGTTTTGGCTAAAGAATATTTGAATCTCAAAGTAGAAGAGAGGGAAATTTTAATGGATGAGTTGGGCGCGTTTAAAGAAGCCGGAGCGTGTGGGACAGCCGCAATCATTACGCCCATTAAAGAAATCACGCACAACAACAAGTCTTATTTTTTTGAAGCGCCGGGCCATATTACTAAACAACTCTATGATT